A stretch of Homo sapiens chromosome 12, GRCh38.p14 Primary Assembly DNA encodes these proteins:
- the ANKLE2 gene encoding ankyrin repeat and LEM domain-containing protein 2 isoform X5, giving the protein MTRLPVSGTQPTKKVICERSKNKSVELKERIREYLKGHYYVPLLRAEETSSPVIGELWSPDQTAEASHVSRYGGSPRDPVLTLRAFAGPLSPAKAEDFRKLWKTPPREKAGFLHHVKKSDPERGFERVGRELAHELGYPWVEYWEFLGCFVDLSSQEGLQRLEEYLTQQEIGKKAQQETGEREASCRDKATTSGSNSISVRAFLDEDDMSLEEIKNRQNAARNNSPPTVGAFGHTRCSAFPLEQEADLIEAAEPGGPHSSRNGLCHPLNHSRTLAGKRPKAPRGEEAHLPPVSDLTVEFDKLNLQNIGRSVSKTPDESTKTKDQILTSRINAVERDLLEPSPADQLGNGHRRTESEMSARIAKMSLSPSSPRHEDQLEVTREPARRLFLFGEEPSKLDQDVLAALECADVDPHQFPAVHRWKSAVLCYSPSDRQSWPSPAVKGRFKSQLPDLSGPHSYSPGRNSVAGSNPAKPGLGSPGRYSPVHGSQLRRMARLAELAAL; this is encoded by the exons ATGACCAGGCTTCCTGTAAGTGGAACTCAACCAACCAAGAAG GTAATTTgtgaaagaagcaaaaataaatctgTGGAACTGAAGGAGCGGATCAGAGAGTATTTAAAGG GCCACTACTACGTGCCCCTCCTGAGAGCGGAAGAGACTTCTTCTCCAGTCATCGGGGAgctgtggtccccagaccagacGGCTGAGGCCTCTCACGTCAGCCGCTATGGAGGCAGCCCCAGAGACCCGGTACTGACCCTGAGAGCCTTCGCAGGGCCCCTGAGTCCAGCCAAG gcAGAAGATTTTCGCaagctctggaaaactccacCTCGAGAGAAAGCAGGCTTCCTTCACCACGTCAAGAAGTCGGACCCGGAAAGAGGCTTTGAGAGAGTGGGAAG GGAGCTAGCTCATGAGCTGGGGTATCCCTGGGTTGAATACTGGGAATTTCTGGGCTGTTTTGTTGATCTGTCTTCCCAGGAAGGCCTGCAAAGACTAGAAGAATATCTCACACAGCAGGAAATAGGCAAAAAGGCTCAACAAGAAACAGGAGAACGGGAAGCCTCCTGCCGAGATAAAGCCACCACGTCTG GCAGCAATTCCATTTCCGTGAGGGCGTTTCTAGATGAAGATGACATGAgcttggaagaaataaaaaatcggCAAAATGCAGCTCGAAATAACAGCCCGCCCACAGTCGGTGCTTTTGGACATACGAGGTGCAGCGCCTTCCCCTTGGAGCAGGAGGCAGACCTCATAGAAGCCGCCGAGCCGGGAGGTCCACACAGCAGCAGAAATGGGCTCTGCCATCCTCTGAATCACAGCAGGACCCTGGCGGGCAAGAGACCAAAGGCCCCCCGTGGGGAGGAAGCCCATCTGCCACCTGTCTCGGATTTGACTGTTGAGTTTGATAAACTGAATTTGCAAAATATAGGACGTAGCGTTTCCAAGACACCAGATGAAAGTACAAAAACTAAAGATCAGATCCTGACTTCAAGAATCAATGCAGTAGAAAGAGACTTGTTAGAGCCTTCTCCCGCAGACCAACTCGGGAATGGCCACAGGAGGACAGAAAGTGAAATGTCAGCCAGGATCGCTAAAATGTCCTTGAGTCCCAGCAGCCCCAGGCACGAGGATCAGCTCGAGGTCACCAGGGAACCGGCCAGGCGGCTCTTCCTTTTTGG AGAGGAGCCATCAAAACTCGATCAGGATGTTTTGGCCGCTCTTGAATGTGCAGACGTCGACCCCCATCAGTTCCCGGCCGTGCACAGATGGAAGAGTGCTGTCCTGTGCTACTCACCCTCGGACAGACAGAG TTGGCCCAGTCCCGCGgtgaaaggaaggttcaagtcTCAGCTGCCAGATCTCAGTGGCCCTCACAGCTACAGTCCGGGGAGAAACAGCGTGGCTGGAAGCAACCCCGCAAAGCCAGGCCTGGGCAGTCCTGGGCGCTACAGCCCCGTGCACGGGAGCCAGCTCCGCAGGATGGCGCGCCTGGCTGAGCTTGCCGCCCTGTAG